The Gammaproteobacteria bacterium DNA window GTTATATACTACTACTACTGAGTTATCTTCATTGTAGAGCGGTTGTTTACCACTTGAGATATCAATGATTGATAAGCGACGATGTCCTAACCCCACGCCTTCTTCTATATGTAATCCATCTTGATCAGGGCCACGATGATATTGTGAGTCATTCATACGAGAGAGAACATTCTTGTCAATCGAACGCTTAGCTTTAGTATCAAATATCCCGGTTATTCCGCACATGTAGTTTGTCCGTTATTATATTTTGTTAATTGATTTTATTGCTGGTCATATTGAAGTGACAGTTTATGATGTTTCTGTTTCTAAGAATTTCCAGTAGTACAGTTATTCTTGCAGCCTAGTCATTAATTTTTACTATTCATTAGTTAGCTCTTCTTTTGGCCTAATATTAATTAACATGATATCGTCATAAACAGATATGTATTTATCCACCATATGTTCTAAACGAAACCGTTCAGCAATTAATTCACGCGCAGCTTGACCATCTGCCTGTCTTTTTTGCTCATTCTCTACATATGCTTCTAATGCATTCGTCATTTCACCTACATTCTCAGATGGCACCAGTACCCCAGTTGTACCTTCAACGACCAATTCAGGGTTACCCCCTACTCTAGTTGCGATAACTGGTAACCCACTGGCCATTGCCTCAAGTATGGTATTGGAAATACCTTCATTACGAGATGGCAGTACAAATATATCCATACTGCTCATTAATGAATTCACGTCATCTCGACTGCCTGGTAACCAAGCCTGGGCGGACAAATCAGCAGCATCTAATTTAGCTTGCGCCTGAGGCCTTAATTCACCATCACCAATAATAGCTAAGCGTAAATTTTTTTGTTGATAGTTACTTCGTCTTGCTAACTGAATGAATGCGTCGACTAGTGTGAGTTGATCTTTAACTGGTTCCATTCTCCCAACAGTACCAATTAGAATAGTATTTTGTGTGATAAAACCTTCTGGGAATGCAGATAGATCAGTAGCCTGTTTTAGGCTAAAGCAGAATCGGTCAGCATCAACACCATTGTAAATTTGGGTTAATTTCTCTTTTGGAATACCAGCATCTTGGTTTAAATAATTGACTATATGTTTAGACAAACCAATATAGCGGTGCACCAGCACACTCATGAATCTCCTTAACATGCGGTATTTACGATTAGCACCATTTAAGTCACTCATACCCCAACCATGCTCGCTGTGCACTCGGCGTTTTACCCCTGCTAACATAGCAATAGCAACCATTTCTAATGCTGCTAAATTACGAGTATGTGTGATCGCAGGCTTTAGTCTTCTGAGTAGCTTCCATAAACGAAAATATAAGCCTAAATCATGTCCAGGCTTTTTATTTAAACAATAGATTTCGACATCTTTGCGTTTTAAACGATGCTTAAATTCTGTAGCATCTGTGAGAGATATAATTACATGACGATAATTATCTTCTGGTATGCGATTAATTAGATTAACAACACCATTTTCCAAACCACCCACAGCAAAGCGATATAATATATGTGCGATCAGTGGAGGTTTTACGTCAACTCGAGAATTTGAAAGTGACGCTGCTGTATCAAGTGCTTTGACTTGCATGGTAAACGTGTATATCCAAGGTCAATAATTGCTCAATTATACCTTGTGGATATACAAAAAAACTTTGATTACATCGCATTAACCCCAATACCGAGTACAGGTATAGGCTATTTTTTAGAAACTTGTGACTACCTTAGGATATAGGCACAAATTGAAATATCAGAATTTTGTTTTAGAAAGATTTACTTAATTCATCTAATTCCATTAGACCAGCTTTGACAGCCTTATTTCCTCTAGGTGTCAATACTACATCCACGACGCGTCGATCTGTTTTACTGCGCTCACGAGTAATATAATCTAAGGACTCCAATTGATCCAAATAGCGACTGATGGTTGCCGGCTCAACTTGTAAGTGTTGAGCGACTGCTGCGGGTGTCACTGCATGTTCGCTCCATAGCGTCACTAGCACTTGCCACAAATTATAATTGATACCAAATCGAGATACTTTTTTGCTTATAGAGTATCCTACTTGTCGCGACATAACAGTTAAATCAACTAATAAATTAGCACGATCTTTTGCAGGGGAACGTAAGTCAGTCAGTTTTTTAGGTACTATTTCTTTATTAAATTCGCGTGCTGTGATCATTTTTAAATCCTTACTGATGAAACAATTTTTTAACTTTCAATTATTATCACAGTGTTATTATTTGAATGCATTAAATGTTAACCATATTTAACAATGTTTTACGAATTGAATCATTGTCTTTCAAGATAGTCATCGGCACTATCAATTCATTTTTATAACAATCTGGCTAATTTACAGTGAAATCTGACTTAGTGATCATCGGCGGAGGTATAATAGGTTTATATAGTGCCTATCTATTGGCGCAACGTGGCATTAATATAACACTTATAGATAGAGGAGAATTTGGCAAAGAAAGTTCTTGGGTAGCGGGAGGTATTCTCACACCACTACTCCCATGGGATTACCAAAAACAAGTGCTGCTGCTGACAGCAAATTCATCTAATGAATACGATACCCTAGCTAACAGGCTATTAGTACAAACGAATATTGATATTGAATACTGGAAATGCGGTTTAACTATCTTTGGCAGGTGTAGTGATAGCATTCAAGATTGGTGCATAAACCACAAGTTGAAATACGAGCATTCTAATGACCTACAAAGACAACACTTTCATTTACCAGAGATAGCTCAAGTTAGGATGCCAAAAGTAATTAAAGCTTTGATAAAAAGCCTTAACGAAAATAACGTCACTTTACTTAGCAATACATCTGTAAATAATTTACATCTCAAAAACAATCAAGTGGTTGCTATAGATACCTCCATTGGAAATATTAAAACGCATAAGGCTATATGGGCCAATGGAGCTTGGCTGCCTGAATTAGCTAATTCGACTCACGCAGCTCATATCCCTTCAATAACACCAATAAAGGGGCAAGTTATTGCAATACAGGCGATACCAGGATTACTTAATCACATTACTTATCATAATGGACATTACTTAATACCACGCAAAGATGGGCTGATCATCGCCGGTAGTACTCTGGAAAAAGTTGGCTATGATAAAAGTATTACTAATATCGCACGTGATGCTTTATGGGAAAATTCTATTTCGATGCTTCCAGAACTCAGTAAGTTTCCAATCGTCCATCAGTGGGCAGGGCTAAGACCGGGTTCACCTAATAATATTCCTACAATTGGCCCTCACCCTGAAATCAAAGGACTATATTTAAGCTGTGGACATTTTCGTTATGGGGTTGCTATGGCGCCTGAATCTGCACATATCATTTGCAAGTGGATTATGGACAGTGGTGATTCACTTAGCCAGGATGAACGAGATTTTGCAATTCAAAATTACTAACTGTCCATAATATAACTAATCTGATAAATAGACTTATTCTAAATTCTGGCTATAATGCCGCCATGACATTGGCACCTTCAAAGTTTATCCATGGCAGCCCACAGGTTGCGGCATATCTGCGCTCTCATGGCATTACCCCAACACTACAACGCATTCGCATTGGTGAGGCTCTTTTTGCTAAGGCACAACATGTCTCTGCAGAGCAAGTGTTGTCTATGGTCAATAAAGAAAATGAAGAGGTCTCTAAAGCGACCGTTTATAACACACTAGGACTATTTGCCAGTAAGGGTTTACTACATGAAGTAGTTATTGAGGCAAGC harbors:
- a CDS encoding MarR family transcriptional regulator — protein: MITAREFNKEIVPKKLTDLRSPAKDRANLLVDLTVMSRQVGYSISKKVSRFGINYNLWQVLVTLWSEHAVTPAAVAQHLQVEPATISRYLDQLESLDYITRERSKTDRRVVDVVLTPRGNKAVKAGLMELDELSKSF
- a CDS encoding TIGR03088 family PEP-CTERM/XrtA system glycosyltransferase; amino-acid sequence: MQVKALDTAASLSNSRVDVKPPLIAHILYRFAVGGLENGVVNLINRIPEDNYRHVIISLTDATEFKHRLKRKDVEIYCLNKKPGHDLGLYFRLWKLLRRLKPAITHTRNLAALEMVAIAMLAGVKRRVHSEHGWGMSDLNGANRKYRMLRRFMSVLVHRYIGLSKHIVNYLNQDAGIPKEKLTQIYNGVDADRFCFSLKQATDLSAFPEGFITQNTILIGTVGRMEPVKDQLTLVDAFIQLARRSNYQQKNLRLAIIGDGELRPQAQAKLDAADLSAQAWLPGSRDDVNSLMSSMDIFVLPSRNEGISNTILEAMASGLPVIATRVGGNPELVVEGTTGVLVPSENVGEMTNALEAYVENEQKRQADGQAARELIAERFRLEHMVDKYISVYDDIMLINIRPKEELTNE
- a CDS encoding FAD-dependent oxidoreductase, translated to MKSDLVIIGGGIIGLYSAYLLAQRGINITLIDRGEFGKESSWVAGGILTPLLPWDYQKQVLLLTANSSNEYDTLANRLLVQTNIDIEYWKCGLTIFGRCSDSIQDWCINHKLKYEHSNDLQRQHFHLPEIAQVRMPKVIKALIKSLNENNVTLLSNTSVNNLHLKNNQVVAIDTSIGNIKTHKAIWANGAWLPELANSTHAAHIPSITPIKGQVIAIQAIPGLLNHITYHNGHYLIPRKDGLIIAGSTLEKVGYDKSITNIARDALWENSISMLPELSKFPIVHQWAGLRPGSPNNIPTIGPHPEIKGLYLSCGHFRYGVAMAPESAHIICKWIMDSGDSLSQDERDFAIQNY
- a CDS encoding Fur family transcriptional regulator, translated to MTLAPSKFIHGSPQVAAYLRSHGITPTLQRIRIGEALFAKAQHVSAEQVLSMVNKENEEVSKATVYNTLGLFASKGLLHEVVIEASKVFYDTNLDKHHHLYHIDTGVLEDISANQVKIGQLPELPDGTILEDVDVIIRLRKS